The following DNA comes from Excalfactoria chinensis isolate bCotChi1 chromosome 5, bCotChi1.hap2, whole genome shotgun sequence.
CTCCCCTGTGCTTCGACTGTCAGAGTTACCAGAGATGACACAGCTTTGCTGATGGAAATGTAACAACTGCATAGCactgaaatggaaggaaatgtAATGCTTCCCTAACAAATATTCCCACATTAACACGAGCTGTtttaagagaaagcaaaatataaaatcaagcaaataaagtattttgaaaacCCTTCAGATAAATTAATGAACAGAGATCATTCTAGATATTGTTCCATTCCAGCACTACTGGCATAAACAATACCATTAAGTCTTGGTTTCTAAGATATCAAAATGCCCACGGTCACGTGtctgtatatataaataatgtGCCTGAATGCAAAGAGTACACCTGAATGCAAAATCTACCCCTCATACAAACACAACTGTTACGAGACgtgcagctttctgaaaataTGGATTGTAATTTTACATTACTGGCTTCATCTATAGTTGCCAGTGTTACAGCATTACACAAACCTGCCTAATGGCTTTACAGCCTAGACTAGTTCCTTTAAAATGTTGAAGGACGTTTTCAATTATAAAACAACTTACTGACCAAACACGTCATTCACTcccaattaaaataaaagctcaaACAGTTAAAAGCAGTGTTTATAATACAATATAGGGCTGTATTTTTCTAGAGAAATGAACCTGTCTGAGCTGTGCCAGTTGCTGAACACTTTGTGTGACTCTACTTATTTCACTTACAGAAGTACTATGTGCAGAAGTGCTCATCCAAGTCTGATCCACTAAAGCCAGTTAAAGCCCCAAACCGTTGGCTTCTAGCTAAGACAGCTGGAAAGCACTGGATCAAGAACACCGCAACAAACAATTTGTGTGAAAACTAACTGGTACATTGATCAAAACTACACTGGTCATCTGATGTAAACAAAGTGAAAACATTTATGAcgaaaaaaaacacttttatgATGGCGTAAAATCACTGAAAAAGTCTAAGGAGGTAAAATTATTAGCAGCATGAAGACCATTTTTAGTTGCCCATTGTCAATTACTGTATACAATTTTCAGTTGCCCACTGTGAATTAATTGCTTAAAATGTAACACTTTACTGACTTATATTAATGTTACCTACATATTTATTCTGCGAAGCACAAAATAATCACTTCCAAATGTAGCTCAAAATCTGTGATGCTTACGCAGTGAATCCGTTGATCATATGAGCATATTTCAAAATGACAAGATCTAACCAGCCACAGCGCCTCTTTCTGCCTGTAGTTACTCCCCATTCGTGGCCACGGGACTGTAAAAGATCTCCAATTTCCTAAAATAAGATAGAAAGAATACTTCAAATGTGACTTAGGTGGAGAGCAAAGCCCCTCGTGAACAAGATTCTTATATCTCTATCAATAGCATCTGCAAAATGCTTATTAAACgtgtctctcttttcttctaagtgtttgcttttaatttcttcatttggtCTTTTGGCATCTACTGTACACGTTTGGGGCAAACCAATGCTTGTGTGATGTGTAGGATAACAAAAGGTTTGCCCATGCTCAGGGCTGGCAGGTCCTACAACAGTATGAGGATGTCAACTGTTCCCTTTGATGCTGGCAATATGTATAGGggttttttcttgaaaaaaatgaagctaaAGCTTTACACTTGTGGTTAATATAAACAGAGGACATCACCAATTCATTTGCAGCCATCAGAGAATGGATTTCAGTGAATACAGCTATAAATCAAATTCAGATCACTGACCCGGAGAACGCTATGCGCTCAGCTCATAATCGATATGCTGAACTTATCGTACAATAATTTCATTATCAAGAAACCAGAGGACAGTTCCAAAAGAACTGAAAGCTTTCCCCTCTTTCTCTGATCAATTTGTGCAGAATAGCTGATGCGCACACCAAAATTATTCAATAAATCATACGAAACATAGGCTGTTAAGCATACGAGTTCTATCTTGTAATTTAAACTTCTTGAGCTGTGCcaacagcttcagcacagcacatTCTTGCCACTGAAAAGCTCCTAGATCACATCAAATTATGAAATCTGTTTTTGACATCATTCGTTACAGCAGAACCGTCATGGTAACCTAATAGCATCACAcctgtgtttctttcctctgaagaaaATTGACTGAAATTTATCACATAACTCCTGTCTTCATGAGTGCAACAACCCGGTTCTGCTACaatgcttatttatttgcaatatgCCCTTATCACCTGAACTTATTTCTTGGCAACCATGTATATTTTCTAATATTAAACCTACGTTAATCTGCTCAGTGGGGAAGGCTCCGATTCCCACCCGAGTAGTATATGCCTTCACAACACCATACACATCACCAACGTGCTGGGGAGGAACACCAAGTCCAGTGCATACGCCACCTACGGTGCAGTTTGATGAAGTCACAAAAGGGTATGTGCctgtcagaaaaacaaaacggCACAGCTCTGTTTCAGCAatgacaaaaagcaaaggatgaCATTATTTATTAGTTGAAAGGAAGCTTTCCTCTGTATGTTTGGCTTTAAAGCTGAACTGAAGTAGCAGCTGAAGAGGATAAGTTTTCTTTACTGCTTGCCCCCTTTTTGCCTTTAAGAGAACAAATTCAGTTGTTCTTCCCCAAATTGCTTCCTCCTATAGTGAATGATACACATTCAGATTTCCAGAGCTCCAGAGATAACCCCCACCCCCATCAAATGAATGGCTCTTTCTGCTCAAGCACCCAATTTATCCCAGCATTTTGTATAAGCCTACTGTTACTGATCAACAATTTCACATAGCCAAATAAGAAAACGTCTTGCTTTATCAACTATGCATGACCTGTTTCAATGTGCAAGTATTCCTGCATCCATCCTTTGTAACTTTCACTGAGGATTGCTCACAAGGGAGAAATTTAAAAGCATCTCAGTATTACTTCCATCAGGCACTTGATCTATTAAAGGACACTGCCACTGTGCAAAGCTTTTTTCATTGTCCTATGTATCACATAAAGTATTTCTGCAGCATCCACAGAGTCTCACATAAAGGTCACAGTGTGACATTTCCAGTGCCTTCCACAGGCAGCTCTGAGTATCTGCTGACTGTTTTCTAAACCTTCAGAGGTTACTCACTGCACTGTGACTTTGGACTGCAGCATCTTTCTCATTCTTTGTTTCATCTTCAAGGAGAGTTAAGTGGTTTAATTGGACTTTTGGTTatagagcagagcagagatcaacTGAAGAAGTTACGCTTATAAGTTATCTGCACTGGTTTAATCCTCTCTCCACTGCAGAGGAAATACTCTCAGCAGCACCACAATGGGTGCCTAGTCTGTATGGCAACGTACAAACATtcaaaagtaataaaagaatATCTAGGACTGAAATATCGGCCCCGCTGGAATAAACTTTAGTTTATTATTAGTTATTGTTTTCTCGTTCTTTGCATAGCAATTATAAAtgcaaatcaaaataaaatgagtcTCTTGGAACTTCGTTCAAGTTCACAGTCCAACGTACCAAAGTCAATATCGAGTAATGCCGCATTGGCTCCTTCAACAAGAATCTTCTTTGGGGAGCCATGAAGAGCTTCATACATAAAATACACACCATCTCGAACCATGGGTCTTATTTTTTCAGCATATCCCTGTAAATGTGAGTGTAAACATCAGCCTTCCCAAACAACAGTAGCTGAATTGCTAGAAGAAGAATGGTGATCACTTTGGAAGAACAAAACATACAGATAAGCCCTAGGGCATCAGCTTCCCTAGTTGCATTTTATCTGAAGAAGACACAACAATTAGCTCGTATTCCACTAAAAACAAATTACAATCAACTGCTAATAAGAGTGCACAGCTTGTTATGGCATTGGAATGTCGTCgtttctgcagcatttctatTCACAGAGATGATGCACGCCTACCTTGTTTTCTTGATAGCCTATAGTCCAGACACACTGAGGAACATATAGATGAGACTAAGACTTAGAAACAATGCAAGCTCCAGAGGGAAAACAGACAAactaaaggaaacaaaccaaaacacttcTCCCAAACACTAAGAAGCTATCTTTAAAAGTAGGGTGTTTGCTCTGAACAAGTACCAGGCAAAACCTGGGAAACATTCGAGATTTTTCCTGTGtcatcttttcttccctgttcaAAAATGTCTTACCAAGGGATCTTCTGAATTTATTAGAATAATGTTTTTTATGAGTGAAACCCAGATCCTGAAACACAGCTTCCACAAGCAGTTCCTCAGTAAGAACTGAAGCAGCCCAGGTCTGGCTGGAATGAGACTACTAAGTGCACGTGTCACTCTGAAGTCTCTTGACTGCTTTAACAcaacaaagtaatttttttttttaatgagaaataattCTATCAATTACAGAATCTATTTAATGCCCATAAGAAGAACATTCTATTGCAAATCAGACTACTTCCTTACCTTGAGCTTTTTCAGTTGTCCCTCTATATCTATTTCCAATGTTGGAAACATGGACTTGTATTGTTGAGCCAGATTTTTAAATCTGTAAGATATGTAAATCATATCCATGAAGAACACTCTGAGTTACTGCTCACAGAACCTTTGGCAAGAGGTGAGATTATATCATACACTGCATACATTGACAGCTACGTcaagaaaatacacagaactTTAATATCTTAACCAGCATATTTCCTATTGTATATAGCTAGATTTTAAATGACACCACTCTGTAAGTAAAGGAAATACATGTAGATTCTTTCCAGTTATCTTCTCCTGGATAATTAATATACAAAATTCAGAccagaaatgttttgaaaatcatctccttaaaaataaacctgCCAGGCAAAATACATTGCTCTTTAACATAGTATTTCGAAATGAAGCTAGTTGTACCTTGAAGAAAATTCATCGAAGTCAGAAAGGAGGTCACAAATTCGAAGACCTGTTCGTGCAGCTTTGGAGGAGTACGTTGGTCCAATGCCTTTCTTCGTCGTGCCAATACTAATTGAAAAGAACCCCCCAGATGTCTGTTAACATATGCAAAAAATATTCCTCATGCTAAGTAGTTTGTTACAGCTCTCTGCTACGCTACATGCTGTGCAGGAGCTctgagacaagaaaaataagcattaatGTTCCATAACAGTAAGTATATAGCAGATTTCATGCTTCAGTGGACTTGCATAATATCGGTAATATGCACAGTATGCATTAAAGTATTAAGCCTTGGATCCAACTGAAACAAGCTGAGTAGGAGTATCTGTGTATATACGTATTTTATATAGAAATTACAGTTACTCTACTATCTTGTCATActtattgaaaacaaaagcaaataaacatgtttttctcattttcatagctgcagcactgcccatggTTGTAAACAACCAGTTTGGTGAGCTATCAAACTGGTCTCCTATGGCTTTGAATCCAGTAGCTGAGTCTGtttaaataaaaccacagcCAAAGAACTCCTGCTGGAGCATTTACCTTggataaaaggagaaaaatggagCTGCCTCCCTACCTGCATGCCCATTTTCATGTGCATTTTAGAAAAACTGTTATTGGGATCTCGATGAAGATTAATAGGAGACTAACTGACAGAATAATACCACGTTCAGAACCATGAAGTATGAATAACAATATACTGTTACTGTGTACTGTTAAAATTAAGAGACGATTATTCCCATGAAGTTTAACTGAATATACAATAAACAATTATCAGCATGTAACCTAATCCTGTCAacacttccaacccaagtcacAAAATCATTACTAGTCTGATATGTGGGAGGAATGGAAGCATTGCTTCAACGCAAATAAGATTTAAAGATTTGTTAGGAATTTCAAAGTGCCTTTACGTGCTgcagagaactggaaaataGAATTACAAAAAATTCATATCCTTGGTAATATCCCAATTTAGCATAATTTGTACACTAAAACAGGAGCAGAACAGAGTCATAGAACTATTAAATCAGCAAGGCTCTTTACAGATATattgtatttctgctttccaacATCAGGCTAGTTTTTCAAATTTCCATAATTATTATTGAAATGAAAGAGCTAAAGgtttacttttttccttcttgggCTTGACGTTGCACTTCTTGAAGCCCATCTACTGCCTGGTGAAAGTCAAACACTGCAATGGAAAACCAAAGACATAATGACAGACCAAAGGAGCAAAACGTTCTTCTTTAAGTCACAGACACCTCTAATTTGAAAATTAAGCATGTTTGTTATTAGCATAAGAACCTCTTATGTGAAAACAGAGCTAGTACTGCTTTAAAACCATGAAAATATGTAAAGCATCATTCTTTAGCCAGTACAAATCCTGATGCAGgaacacaacacagaaaagaaatattagatGAAATACACGACTGCATTTTAGAATGATAATGCAGCTCAGCACAAGTTAAGCATTGATTTGAgtcttccccacccttcacttACCTATATGTGCTCTATCTGATATGATCAGTCTTTTCTCCCAATCTTTTAAACCtgttcaagaaaataaaaatgtagtttAAAAACGAGGATTCCAGCTGCTTTGATCGGTCACACAcagtttatcttctttttttctatggtTTCTCAACATGATTTTTATTGGCACCTTTCTCACTTTAGTATGGATTTCATTTTCTAGCCGATAAAGTTTCAAAAGGCATAAAAATCCATGACATCCCATgaaaaattacttctgaaaaaTCTGTCTTAAGATACAACACAATTCAACATTTTTAATACTGTCCCCTCCATTACTCAAAATTCAGGAGGTTACTGCACTGAATATATACCAAGGTTTAAAAATCCCCTCACACCAGCTGCCAGCATAAAGAAATGATACAaacctttcttttcattcttttcagcttcttcaaACAGGCCTGGTAAATGTATAACCACTCCATTACCTTCGGGAAGAtaaatgatttgttttaaagcaaggCATAAAATACTCATTCTCAGGGTGTGAATCATGCAAGCGCTTGCTCTGAAATTTCCTCTGAAAGGAAGACAAGGTTTCTCTCATTTCTCACTATGTGATCTTGAGATTTTTGGGGATAAATCTCCATTTTGGATAAGCAGCTGTAAGTCTGCTAAAATCAGACAAAACTACTTGCTTATTGCAGATGTGAGCATATGGCCTGCTGCAGAGTCAGCTGAGTTAAGcagattctttcctttgtttgtgGTAGACTTTGCACCAGGAATTTAGTCCCAATTGTTCTCGCATGAAAGCTCAAATGGGACTGTTGCCTTACAACACCAACAAGTCTGTCTGGCagcatttatattttcttcagcgTTCATGAATTTATCTTAAACTCAGCTGAAACTAGCACTGTAATGCATTAGCAATGCCTTCTCCCTGCTATTGAGCTACAGTTCAAAATCCACAAGCAGTACAGAACATTACTGATGTGATGTGGATTAATGATTTAGTGGGCTggaaacagctgctgcttccttcttggGAACATTGGAAATATCTGCAATAGTCTCTCTCTGCCTAAATTTAGGATAACTCAGTTAAACTCTTCACCGTTTTACAAGAGAATacactggaaagcaaaagaaatgaaaaccaagaaGCTTCATATAGTTCAAACATGCATTCAGAAATTACCAAATGCAGCAAAATTGAACCTACAGATCTGTTACTCACTAGAATACACTCATTTCTTGCACATattgcatgcagttttctttcagaaagaactATAATTTTGGGCCAGAGTAAGGTTTCAACTTGCCTATCACTGAAATATGAGTTTATTGCCC
Coding sequences within:
- the ADSS1 gene encoding adenylosuccinate synthetase isozyme 1, with amino-acid sequence MSGTRASNDRTGHPGGGGGLKRARSEPGGNKVTVVLGAQWGDEGKGKVVDLLATESDIVCRCQGGNNAGHTVVVDGKEYDFHLFPSGIINPKAISFIGNGVVIHLPGLFEEAEKNEKKGLKDWEKRLIISDRAHIVFDFHQAVDGLQEVQRQAQEGKNIGTTKKGIGPTYSSKAARTGLRICDLLSDFDEFSSRFKNLAQQYKSMFPTLEIDIEGQLKKLKGYAEKIRPMVRDGVYFMYEALHGSPKKILVEGANAALLDIDFGTYPFVTSSNCTVGGVCTGLGVPPQHVGDVYGVVKAYTTRVGIGAFPTEQINEIGDLLQSRGHEWGVTTGRKRRCGWLDLVILKYAHMINGFTALALTKLDILDVLDEIKIGVAYKLGGKRIPYFPANQEILQKVEVEYETMPGWKTDTTGARKWEDLPPKAQNYIRCVENHVGVPVKWVGVGKSRESMIQLF